From one Deltaproteobacteria bacterium genomic stretch:
- a CDS encoding adenylosuccinate lyase, whose product MIDRYTRPEMGRLWSEEACLARWLEVELALVEALAERGEVPVEAARTLRARARVDAARIRAIEAEVKHDVIAFVSSVAETVGDEGRFLHLGLTSSDVVDTAFALQLRDAADLLLAGIDRLRAAVRAQALRHRRTPMIGRTHGIHAEVITFGLKCTSWYAELQRGRRGLAAARAAIAHGKLSGAVGTFANSEPGLEAAVLRRLGLRPEPIATQVVPRDRHARFFGELAILAGTCERIAVEIRHLQRTEVGEVLEPFAPGQKGSSAMPHKRNPILAENVTGLARLVRAYAAAALENMALWHERDLSHSSVERVIGPDATIVMDFMLARLADVIEGLEVRPEVMRANLERLGGAIFSEQVLLALVRRGVKRDEAYRWVQRCAQAGGDFQKRLAADPDVSRHLKPLELATLFDIEHHLRHTQALFSRALDDDHGSG is encoded by the coding sequence GTGATTGACCGCTACACCCGCCCGGAGATGGGCCGGCTCTGGTCCGAGGAGGCGTGCCTCGCGCGCTGGCTCGAGGTCGAGCTGGCCCTGGTCGAGGCGCTCGCGGAGCGAGGCGAGGTGCCGGTCGAGGCGGCGCGCACGCTCCGCGCCCGGGCTCGCGTCGACGCCGCGCGCATACGGGCGATCGAGGCCGAGGTGAAGCACGATGTGATCGCGTTCGTCTCCTCGGTCGCCGAGACGGTGGGCGACGAGGGGCGCTTCCTCCACCTGGGGCTCACCTCCTCGGACGTGGTCGACACCGCCTTCGCCCTCCAGCTCCGCGACGCGGCGGATCTCCTGCTCGCCGGCATCGACCGCCTGCGCGCCGCGGTCCGCGCCCAGGCGCTCCGCCATCGCCGCACGCCGATGATCGGCCGCACGCACGGCATCCACGCCGAGGTCATCACCTTCGGCCTCAAGTGCACGAGCTGGTACGCCGAGCTCCAACGCGGGCGCCGCGGGCTCGCCGCGGCGCGCGCTGCGATCGCCCACGGCAAGCTCTCGGGGGCGGTCGGCACCTTCGCCAACAGCGAGCCCGGGCTCGAGGCCGCCGTGCTGCGGCGACTCGGGCTTCGGCCGGAGCCGATCGCGACCCAGGTCGTGCCGCGCGACCGCCACGCGCGCTTCTTCGGCGAGCTCGCCATCCTCGCCGGGACCTGCGAGCGCATCGCGGTCGAGATCCGCCACCTCCAGCGCACGGAGGTGGGGGAGGTGCTAGAGCCATTCGCACCCGGCCAGAAGGGCTCCTCGGCGATGCCGCACAAGCGGAACCCGATCCTGGCCGAGAACGTGACCGGTCTCGCGCGCCTGGTGCGTGCCTACGCCGCGGCCGCGCTCGAGAACATGGCGCTCTGGCACGAGCGCGACCTCAGCCACTCCTCGGTCGAGCGCGTGATCGGCCCCGACGCCACGATCGTGATGGACTTCATGCTCGCGCGCCTAGCCGACGTGATCGAGGGACTCGAAGTGCGGCCCGAGGTGATGCGCGCGAACCTGGAGCGGCTGGGCGGCGCGATCTTCTCCGAGCAGGTGCTGCTCGCGCTCGTGCGTCGCGGGGTCAAGCGCGACGAGGCGTATCGGTGGGTGCAGCGCTGCGCGCAGGCGGGCGGCGACTTCCAGAAGCGGCTGGCGGCCGACCCCGACGTGTCCCGCCACCTGAAGCCGCTCGAGCTCGCCACCCTCTTTGACATCGAGCACCACCTGCGGCATACCCAAGCCCTCTTCTCGCGCGCCTTGGATGACGACCATGGATCGGGGTGA